A genomic region of Papaver somniferum cultivar HN1 chromosome 7, ASM357369v1, whole genome shotgun sequence contains the following coding sequences:
- the LOC113296664 gene encoding UV-B-induced protein At3g17800, chloroplastic-like, with amino-acid sequence MDCCASYKRITPIVEALPNVVKSDKGGRADLKVFAKIGFFSDSSSSFSLKSTQGALKICGAQRRTIESSFKRKIPKFVTSAYARGTDSSPCDFTGVGGTTPLEPRSAAGKFLRGILLNQRHLFPFAVAEQLDELVAERDGAVARKDQSLGSEESDLHRRIAEMKEDKCQTAVEDVMYMSIVQKFFELKVPMVPKISSFIDNGRLQIWPSQQCELESIHSLEVQNMIKEHLTTILGWRWKSNTTGNRITYQTSRLQLGRLYASSIMYGYFLKSACLRHQLESSLAFMCEDFPSLGFSEFFPAEANNAAVHGQSTDRRSTSSCQQPRGVETNTNLRNYVMGFDSETLQRCAKLKSQEAVNLIEKHTWALFGNEQGEDTENGDAIVVPNSSMKRLVLEATAFGSFLWDVEEYVNSVYRLKDN; translated from the exons ATGGACTGTTGTGCTTCATACAAAAGAATCACCCCAATTGTTGAAGCTTTACCCAATGTGGTGAAGTCTGATAAGGGAGGAAGAGCAGATCTTAAGGTTTTTGCTAAGATTGGATTCttctctgattcttcttcttcgttttctttgAAATCAACACAG GGTGCCCTTAAGATCTGTGGAGCTCAAAGAAGGACAATTGAAAGtagtttcaaaaggaaaatcccAAAATTTGTCACCTCTGCATATGCAAGAGGAACAGATTCTAGTCCTTGTGATTTCACTGGTGTTGGTGGTACTACCCCTCTTGAACCAAGGTCAGCAGCTGGAAAATTCTTAAGGGGTATATTACTGAACCAACGACACCTGTTCCCGTTTGCGGTGGCTGAGCAACTCGATGAGTTAGTCGCCGAAAGAGATGGTGCAGTTGCACGCAAAGATCAGAGCTTGGGTTCCGAGGAGTCTGATCTTCACAG GAGGATTGCTGAAATGAAGGAAGACAAGTGCCAAACTGCGGTTGAAGATGTCATGTACATGTCAATCGTTCAGAAATTCTTCGAACTAAAAGTTCCAATGGTTCCAAAGATCTCTAGCTTCATTGATAATGGAAGACTACAGATATGGCCATCACAACAGTGTGAGCTTGAATCAATTCACAGCTTAGAAGTTCAGAATATGATAAAGGAGCATCTTACTACAATTCTAGGTTGGAGATGGAAATCAAATACAACAGGTAATAGGATCACGTATCAGACCAGTAGGCTTCAACTTGGCCGTCTTTACGCCagttccatcatgtatggttactTCCTGAAGTCTGCATGCCTGAGACACCAATTAGAATCAAGTCTAGCGTTTATGTGCGAAGACTTTCCTTCACTTGGATTCTCagagttcttcccagcagaagcGAATAACGCTGCTGTTCATGGCCAATCTACAGACAGACGATCGACTTCGTCCTGTCAACAACCACGGGGTGTAGAAACAAATACTAACTTGAGGAATTACGTTATGGGGTTTGATTCAGAGACTCTGCAGAGATGTGCAAAATTGAAATCCCAGGAGGCCGTAAATCTGATTGAGAAGCATACATGGGCCTTATTTGGGAACGAGCAGGGGGAAGACACTGAGAATGGCGATGCGATTGTTGTCCCAAATTCGAGCATGAAGAGATTAGTTTTGGAGGCTACTGCTTTTGGTTCTTTCCTTTGGGATGTTGAAGAATATGTAAATTCTGTGTACAGATTGAAGGATAATTGA